The following are from one region of the Gossypium hirsutum isolate 1008001.06 chromosome D03, Gossypium_hirsutum_v2.1, whole genome shotgun sequence genome:
- the LOC107950668 gene encoding phospholipase D alpha 4, producing the protein MESKQKFLHGTLEASIFDATPYTPSFPFNCMVANGKPTYVTIKLENKKVAKTTLERDRVWNQTFQILCAHPPDSIVTITMKTKCSILGKFSIQARQILKDSSLINGFFPLQLENGKTSPEVKLRFMLWFKPAEFEPSWGRVIDSGGFQGLRNATFPQRSNCNVKLYQDVHHTSAFQPPFSSFSSAPTKLWEDVYKAIEGAKHLVYIAGWSFNPNTALVRDPETSIPHARGVKLGELLKRKAEEGVAVRIMLWNDETSLPFIKNQGVMRTHDEDAFAYFKHTKVVCKLCPRLHHKFPTLFAHHQKTVTVDTRAAHGSLINGREIMSFVGGVDLCDGRYDTEQHSLFRTLNMESLCFDFYQTNISGASLHKGGPREPWHDAHACITGEAAWDVLANFEQRWNKQCDPSLLPPINSIPNLIRQPFSSSNPDESDDRNWKVQVFRSIDHVSTNQLSKNLTVEQSIHEAYVEAIRRADRFIYIENQYFIGGCHLWDKDKKSGCRNLIPIEIALKVASKIKAKERFAVYILIPMWPEGVPESEPVHDILHWTRQTMEMMYRLISEAIKESDGQEHPCDYLNFFCLANREKESKEEFVPPQSPHPSTQYWKAQKHRRFMVYVHSKVMIVDDLYILIGSANVNQRSMDGQRDTEIAIGCYQLPPGNPEINSATPRSIHDYRMALWYEHTGLADDIFMEPQSLECVQKIRSVGDQMWQIYANEDIADMEGVHLVTYPVNVTVDGLVEDVVGGDRNFPDTNTPVKGRRSKVLPPVFTT; encoded by the exons ATGGAGAGTAAGCAAAAGTTCCTCCATGGAACACTTGAAGCCTCCATCTTTGATGCAACACCTTACACACCTTCATTTCCCTTCAAT TGTATGGTTGCAAATGGAAAGCCAACCTACGTAACGATCAAGCTGGAGAATAAGAAGGTAGCAAAGACAACCCTGGAACGAGATCGTGTATGGAACCAAACATTTCAAATTCTGTGTGCTCACCCACCTGATTCAATCGTCACCATTACAATGAAAACAAAGTGTTCCATCTTAGGCAAATTCAGCATCCAGGCAAGGCAAATACTAAAGGACTCAAGTTTGATCAATGGCTTCTTTCCTCTCCAACTTGAAAATGGTAAAACCAGCCCAGAAGTAAAGCTGAGGTTCATGTTGTGGTTCAAACCAGCGGAGTTTGAACCATCATGGGGAAGAGTGATTGACAGTGGAGGATTCCAGGGGCTTAGAAACGCTACTTTTCCTCAACGCTCCAATTGCAACGTGAAGCTTTATCAAGACGTCCACCATACCTCAGCTTTTCAGCCTccattttcttccttctcttctgcTCCAACAAAACTGTGGGAGGATGTATATAAGGCCATTGAGGGTGCTAAACATTTGGTTTACATTGCAGGCTGGTCTTTCAATCCAAATACGGCTTTG GTCCGGGATCCTGAAACAAGTATTCCACATGCAAGAGGGGTAAAGCTTGGTGAATTGTTGAAACGAAAAGCTGAAGAAGGTGTAGCAGTGAGGATCATGCTTTGGAACGATGAAACTTCCTTACCATTTATCAAGAACCAAGGAGTAATGAGAACGCATGATGAAGACGCTTTTGCATATTTCAAACACACCAAAGTTGTATGCAAATTATGCCCAAGATTGCACCATAAGTTCCCCACACTCTTTGCTCACCATCAAAAGACCGTGACAGTTGATACCAGAGCCGCCCACGGTTCGTTGATCAACGGCAGAGAAATCATGAGCTTTGTCGGTGGAGTTGATCTCTGTGACGGCCGATACGACACCGAACAACATTCGTTGTTTCGAACACTTAACATGGAATCTCTTTGTTTCGACTTCTATCAAACCAACATCTCCGGGGCTAGCCTTCACAAAGGAGGGCCAAGGGAGCCATGGCATGACGCCCACGCATGTATCACTGGGGAAGCAGCTTGGGATGTGCTTGCCAATTTCGAGCAACGCTGGAATAAGCAATGTGACCCTTCTTTATTACCGCCTATAAACTCAATACCCAATCTCATACGACAGCCCTTTTCTTCAAGCAACCCTGACGAGAGTGACGACCGGAATTGGAAGGTACAAGTTTTTAGATCAATCGACCATGTGTCGACGAACCAATTGTCTAAAAACTTAACTGTGGAGCAAAGCATCCATGAAGCATACGTAGAAGCAATAAGGCGAGCTGACAGATTCATATATATagaaaatcaatatttcataGGGGGATGTCATTTATGGGATAAAGATAAGAAGTCAGGGTGTAGAAACTTGATTCCAATAGAGATTGCACTTAAAGTGGCAAGCAAAATCAAAGCGAAAGAGAGGTTTGCAGTGTATATATTGATACCAATGTGGCCTGAAGGAGTGCCTGAGAGCGAACCGGTACATGATATACTGCATTGGACAAGGCAAACAATGGAAATGATGTATAGATTGATTAGTGAAGCCATAAAAGAAAGCGATGGACAAGAACACCCCTGTGATTACCTGAACTTCTTTTGTCTTGCAAATAGGGAAAAGGAGAGCAAAGAAGAGTTCGTTCCTCCACAATCCCCTCACCCTTCCACACAATACTGGAAGGCGCAAAAGCATAGGAGGTTCATGGTTTATGTCCACTCCAAGGTGATGATAG TGGATGATTTATACATTCTGATAGGATCCGCCAATGTGAACCAAAGATCCATGGACGGTCAACGAGACACAGAAATTGCAATCGGATGCTATCAGTTGCCGCCGGGGAATCCTGAAATCAATTCTGCAACTCCTAGAAGTATCCATGATTATCGAATGGCCTTATGGTATGAGCATACCGGACTTGCTGATGACATATTCATGGAGCCGCAGAGCCTGGAATGCGTGCAAAAAATACGTTCAGTAGGTGACCAAATGTGGCAAATCTATGCAAATGAAGACATAGCGGACATGGAAGGAGTTCACCTTGTCACTTACCCTGTTAATGTCACAGTCGATGGTTTGGTTGAGGATGTTGTTGGCGGTGATAGGAATTTCCCAGACACGAATACACCAGTCAAAGGAAGACGATCCAAAGTGCTACCACCGGTATTTACAACCTAG